The following DNA comes from Pseudomonas triticicola.
CGCTGGGTGTGCCACGGTTGCTCGGGCAGGGTCAGTTGCAGCTCTTCGGCCAATGCTTTGGCGATCGGCAACGCCTGTTCACCCAGCGCCGCGAGCGTGCCGGAGGCGCCACCGAATTGCAGCACCAGCAGACGCGGTTTCAGCTCCTGTAGACGCTGACGGCTGCGCGTGACGGCGCCGAGCCATCCAGCGATTTTCATACCGAGGGTCACTGGCGTCGCGTGTTGCAGCCAGGTGCGCCCGGCCAGTGGCGTGGTAGCGAAACGTTGTGCCTGAGCAGCGAGCGAGTCGGCCAGTTGCGCCAGTTGGTCTTCGATCAGCGCCAGCGCCTGGCGAAATTGCAGGACCAACCCGGAGTCCATCACGTCCTGACTGGTCGCGCCCAGATGCACATAGCGCTCGGCTTCGGCATCGCTCGAAGCGATCTGCTTGCCCAAGGCCTTGACCAGTGGAATCGCCGAATTGCCGGCCGTGGCAATCGCCTCGCCCAGCGCCGCGAAGTCATACAGGCCCGCGTCGCACGCTGTGGCAATCGGTGCCACGGCCGATGAAGGAATCAGCCCGACCCGCGCCTCGGCCCGGGCCAGCGCCGCTTCGAAATCAAGCATCGCCTGCACCCGGCCCTGATCGCAGAACACTTCGCGCATATCGCGGGCGGTGAAGTAGGCATCGAACAATTGATTGCCCGGTCGCTGAGTCATAAACAGTCCTTGCCGGCGCGGGCCTCGCAGCCCGCGCACATGGGTTTACAGATCGTGGTGCAAATACTTCGCCTGCTTGGGCAAACGCAGGCTGAACAGGAAAGCCACCGCCATCATCGCCGTGACGTACCAGTAGAAGGCGTTTTCCATGCCGCCGGCCTTGAGGCTCAGGGCCACAAACTCTGCCGAGCCACCGAAGATTGCATTGGCCACCGCGTAAGCCAGGCCGACACCGAGGGCGCGCACTTCCGGCGGGAACATCTCGGCTTTTACCAGACCGCTGATCGAGGTGTAGAAGCTCACAATCGCCAGCGCCAGGGTGATCAGCACGAAGGCGAGGAACGGGCTGCTGATGCTTTTCAGGCTGAGCAGAATCGGCACGGTGAACAACGTGCCGAGGGCGCCGAACCAGAGCATCGAATTACGCCGGCCGATCTTGTCGGCGAGCATGCCGAACAACGGCTGCATGCACATATACAGGAACAGCGCGCCGGTCATGATGTAGCTGGCGGTCTTGGCGTGCATCCCGGCGGTGTTCACCAGGTATTTCTGCATGTAGGTGGTGAAGGTGTAGAAAATCAGCGAGCCGCCGGCG
Coding sequences within:
- a CDS encoding 3-carboxy-cis,cis-muconate cycloisomerase; translated protein: MTQRPGNQLFDAYFTARDMREVFCDQGRVQAMLDFEAALARAEARVGLIPSSAVAPIATACDAGLYDFAALGEAIATAGNSAIPLVKALGKQIASSDAEAERYVHLGATSQDVMDSGLVLQFRQALALIEDQLAQLADSLAAQAQRFATTPLAGRTWLQHATPVTLGMKIAGWLGAVTRSRQRLQELKPRLLVLQFGGASGTLAALGEQALPIAKALAEELQLTLPEQPWHTQRDRIVEFGAVLGLIAGSLGKFGRDISLLMQTEAAEVFEPAAPGKGGSSTMPHKRNPVGAAVLIGAATRVPGLVSTLFSAMPQEHERSLGLWHAEWETLPEICCLVSGSLQQARLLAEGLEVDAARMTRNLELTQGLVLAEAVSIVLAQRVGRDTAHHLLEQCCKRAVAEQRHLRAVLADEPQVTAELSGAELDDLLNPAHYLGQAQVWVERAVAEHNALTV